One window of the Cryptomeria japonica chromosome 7, Sugi_1.0, whole genome shotgun sequence genome contains the following:
- the LOC131062306 gene encoding protein ASPARTIC PROTEASE IN GUARD CELL 2 codes for MEAFQLAVPFKELVLLSLVCFLLFVTPAVSAEKRAAYHSLNVAARLQEVRSQPVHLQHTNEQEENQNVPRHPWKLQILHRDALIVGNLTYQHRIIERLKRESRRVKALNRRMEKKLNKGKEMMNGKSKTEGFSGVVISGMAEGSGEYFTRIGVGTPAREQYFVLDTGSDVVWVQCQPCNDCYDQADPVFDPSSSASFTSISCGSPVCNELDVADCNSRGCVYQVAYGDGSYSIGSFATETLTFGTTAVQNVGIGCGHDNKGLFVGAGGLLGLGAGRLSFPTQLGTYGKVFSYCLVDRASGSSGTLEFGPASEPPAGSVFTQLLRNPQMDTFYYVSLTAISVGGLLVSLPQSVFEFDETGQGGVIVDSGTSVTRLQKEAYEAMRDAFVAGTTDLPRAPGIAIFDTCYDLSGHQTVSVPTVGFHFLNGVGLILPAGNYLIPMDSKGTFCLAFAPTSGDLSIIGNIQQQHFRVSIDSESSLVGFAPNQC; via the coding sequence ATGGAAGCCTTTCAACTGGCTGTTCCATTTAAAGAATTAGTTTTACTTTCCTTGGTCTGTTTCCTCCTCTTTGTTACTCCAGCAGTCTCAGCAGAGAAACGAGCTGCTTATCATTCTCTGAACGTTGCAGCTCGGCTGCAAGAGGTCAGATCCCAGCCAGTGCACCTACAGCATACCAATGAACAAGAGGAGAACCAGAATGTACCAAGACATCCATGGAAACTGCAAATTTTGCACAGAGATGCTCTCATTGTGGGAAACCTGACCTATCAGCACAGGATTATCGAGAGGCTGAAAAGGGAATCCAGGAGGGTGAAGGCACTCAACAGGCGGATGGAGAAAAAATTGAACAAGGGCAAAGAAATGATGAATGGGAAATCCAAAACCGAGGGTTTCAGTGGCGTGGTGATATCGGGCATGGCGGAAGGCAGCGGGGAATACTTCACACGCATAGGCGTGGGAACACCGGCGAGAGAGCAGTACTTCGTGTTGGACACGGGTAGCGATGTAGTATGGGTGCAGTGCCAACCGTGCAACGATTGCTACGACCAGGCCGACCCGGTCTTCGACCCGTCCTCCTCGGCCTCCTTCACCTCCATTTCCTGCGGCTCCCCGGTGTGCAACGAGCTGGATGTGGCGGACTGTAACAGCCGTGGGTGTGTGTATCAGGTCGCTTATGGAGACGGATCCTATTCCATCGGGAGCTTCGCTACGGAGACGCTCACTTTCGGTACCACGGCTGTTCAGAATGTGGGCATCGGGTGCGGCCACGACAACAAGGGACTGTTCGTTGGGGCCGGCGGGTTGCTCGGTCTAGGAGCCGGTCGACTCTCTTTTCCAACCCAACTGGGGACTTATGGGAAGGTTTTTTCGTATTGCCTGGTCGACAGGGCGTCCGGATCATCGGGCACACTGGAATTCGGCCCGGCGTCGGAGCCGCCCGCCGGGTCCGTCTTCACACAGCTTCTCAGAAACCCACAAATGGACACCTTTTATTATGTCTCTTTGACGGCCATTAGCGTCGGTGGGTTGCTGGTGTCTCTCCCACAGTCGGTCTTTGAGTTCGACGAGACGGGTCAGGGCGGCGTCATAGTGGATTCCGGCACCTCCGTCACGCGGTTGCAGAAAGAGGCTTATGAAGCCATGCGGGATGCCTTCGTTGCAGGTACAACAGATCTTCCTAGGGCGCCGGGAATTGCCATTTTTGACACTTGTTATGATTTGTCCGGCCATCAGACCGTGAGCGTTCCGACTGTGGGTTTTCATTTTTTGAACGGAGTCGGGTTGATTCTTCCCGCGGGGAACTATCTGATTCCTATGGATTCCAAGGGAACTTTTTGCCTTGCCTTTGCACCCACATCTGGTGACCTGTCTATCATCGGGAATATTCAGCAGCAGCATTTTCGGGTTTCCATTGATTCTGAAAGCTCCCTCGTTGGCTTTGCTCCCAACCAGTGCTGA